TTTCTACCTTATTGTTTCTCCATCTCAGAATTTTTTCAACAGGAAATATACCATCATATGCATCATGAGAACAATCTAagaatcagaatggggaaaagaaTCAGACTAAAATAATGAAGCATACTGATTTCAGTCCCCTACAAAAAACAGCTTCGGTTTTTAAAATCGAAACACTTACCAGCCATTTTGCGTTTTCTTGAAGGAGAAAAGAGCCCTGACTCATCACTTTCACTGGAATTTTTTCCATCATCTGTTACGTTTTCAGATCCATGTACAATTGGTGACATCAAGCCATTTGCATCTTCATTAATCTGAATTTGGCAAGAGGAACTTGCCATTACTGCATATACTTTCCTGACATTTGACTGTTCAACACTGGAATCTGAAAAAGTTCCTGATCTTGAGTTCAGGCTTTCTGCTACAGTTTGGGCCACACTGGGGGGTGATATTTGTGTCTTGTTGGTCTCAAGAATGTTCTCTGATGTAGATTCTTCACTATAACTGGTCGCAGTCGAATTTTGCGGTTCACTCAAAAGCGTCTTTTGTGAAGATGTATGACTGGTTGGGTTTTCTGTACGGGAATATTTTTTTGTGGATAAGGCAGCTTTGATCTGAGAGTCAGAAATTCTCTCAAGACAAACCTCTAACTTGGCCTTAAATTCCTTGGGCACACTAAAGGTTTGGGAATGGATTCTATTGTGCAAGCTCCAAGCGCACTGAGTGACAAATGTTTGCTCGCACTGATTACACCTGAACAGAGATCTGCTCGACGGGCTGACTTCCCGATTGTGTGCTGCCAGCCCCTGCAGAGTAGTGAACATCTGCCCACACTGGTAACAACTCTGAGGCATTGAGCACTTGTGAGTCTTGAACAGAAGAtgtgttttaaaacttttttcacatttacGACAGATATACACACTAGGGTGATGTGCTCTGGAGGGGCTTGACTGAAGATAGCACTCGTCTGATGAACAACATAGGCAACGTCTCTGTACGCTGAGCCGCTGTCTATCTCGAAGAGCGTGAGAAGTACTATTAACATgcttcttttttatatattttctttttttcaccacaGTCTTAATATCCTCTGACTTGGGGTTAATTGTTAATGTGCCTATACTTGTAGATGGTCCATTGGCGGTGATTCTAGCCGTGGGCTGTGATGGAAAGTGAAACTTTGAACGTCTTCTCCCTTTCATTGATGGCATTTGCTTTGGGCTGTTTTCTACTGCAGCAGTAGTTACAGAGCTTTTCTGGGTCTCACAGCCAGATGCACCTACACAAAAATGGACAAATCAATATTGCTAAAATTTTGTGATAGCACATAACTGTATTGTTTCATAGGGacataaagaaaataagaaaCTTGAATAAGAAATTTAAGTTGTGCccacagaagaaaaaattaaACTTCTTAACTagtgacaaaaaacactttcaaaCACTTTCGGAGCAGTTCAAgtcttggtgacttttcctccattagCCATTTTATTCGATTACgttatttgcaatgcttcatgggattgtagttcaagCCATCATAAAATACGGTACATATGTACATTGTTGTACCTCT
This DNA window, taken from Xyrauchen texanus isolate HMW12.3.18 chromosome 5, RBS_HiC_50CHRs, whole genome shotgun sequence, encodes the following:
- the LOC127643831 gene encoding zinc finger protein 354A-like; the encoded protein is MEVEDLLAVKFKTLVEGLMIKTTSEIIKMFSKVLLNTRVEITQSWKEINSLKQQLELCELQKAEAIFRAQRLSELKGEDYEVEVSSMVSQLDTSNMDTVWPDAEGSEDGAGYASVGNRGVSQDNPKTNGPEMAQSSNRGASGCETQKSSVTTAAVENSPKQMPSMKGRRRSKFHFPSQPTARITANGPSTSIGTLTINPKSEDIKTVVKKRKYIKKKHVNSTSHALRDRQRLSVQRRCLCCSSDECYLQSSPSRAHHPSVYICRKCEKSFKTHLLFKTHKCSMPQSCYQCGQMFTTLQGLAAHNREVSPSSRSLFRCNQCEQTFVTQCAWSLHNRIHSQTFSVPKEFKAKLEVCLERISDSQIKAALSTKKYSRTENPTSHTSSQKTLLSEPQNSTATSYSEESTSENILETNKTQISPPSVAQTVAESLNSRSGTFSDSSVEQSNVRKVYAVMASSSCQIQINEDANGLMSPIVHGSENVTDDGKNSSESDESGLFSPSRKRKMADCSHDAYDGIFPVEKILRWRNNKGRNEVRVKWMPCSLCNALT